One window from the genome of Perca flavescens isolate YP-PL-M2 chromosome 17, PFLA_1.0, whole genome shotgun sequence encodes:
- the marchf8 gene encoding E3 ubiquitin-protein ligase MARCHF8 isoform X2 translates to MNSCWKMKIQNEKPLGHSASRSSNISKAGSPTSVNAPCSFSRTSVSPSSQDICRICHCEGDDESPLITPCHCTGSLRFVHQSCLQQWIKSSDTRCCELCKYEFIMETKLKPLRKWEKLQMTASERRKIMCSVTFHVIAITCVVWSLYVLIDRTAEEIKQGILEWPFWTKLVVVAIGFTGGLVFMYVQCKVYIHLWRRLKAYNRVIYVQNRPETCKKLALEKPPLMQPNLESKEALAPNQSDTNASQYTETEDYSMEVLHV, encoded by the exons AATGAAAAGCCTCTGGGTCATTCTGCAAGCAGGTCCAGCAATATATCAAAG GCGGGGAGCCCGACTTCAGTCAATGCTCCATGCAGTTTCTCCAGGACGTCGGTTTCCCCCTCCAGCCAGGACATCTGCAG GATTTGTCACTGTGAAGGGGATGACGAGAGTCCTCTGATCACACCATGCCACTGCACAGGGAGCCTGCGCTTCGTCCACCAGTCCTGTCTACAGCAGTGGATCAAGAGCTCCGACACTCGCTGCTGTGAGCTCTGTAAATATGAATTCATAATGGAGACCAAGCTCAAACCACTGCGCAAG TGGGAGAAGCTACAGATGACTGCAAGCGAGAGAAGGAAGATCATGTGTTCGGTCACCTTCCATGTCATCGCCATCACCTGCGTGGTATGGTCTCTCTACGTCCTCATCGACAGAACAGCGGAGGAAATCAAACAAG GGATCCTGGAATGGCCTTTCTGGACCAAGCTGGTGGTGGTGGCTATCGGCTTTACGGGTGGACTAGTGTTCATGTACGTCCAGTGCAAAGTCTACATCCATCTATGGAGGAGACTCAAGGCTTACAACCGGGTCATATACGTCCAGAACCGGCCAGAGACGTGTAAAAAGCTGGCGCTGGAGAAGCCTCCTCTCATGCAGCCAAATCTGGAGAGCAAGGAAGCTCTGGCGCCCAACCAGTCGGACACAAACGCCTCCcagtacacagagacagaggactaCAGCATGGAGGTGCTCCATGTCTGA
- the alox5a gene encoding polyunsaturated fatty acid 5-lipoxygenase, whose protein sequence is MPTYTVTVSTGSQWFAGTDDYIYITLVGTEGCSERTLLDKALYNDFERGAVDSYDVRVGENLGEIVFVKIEKNKYWVQDDWYCRYITVKTPSGDYVEFPCFRWLVDDKEVVLRDGRAHLPQDDKTSMVKLHRQKELEKRRKTYRWKEWQPGFPMSIDANRHKDLPRDIQFDTEKGVDFVLNYSKAIENLFVNQFMHMFQSSWSDFADFEKIFVRIKNTISEYVMQHWKEDFMFGYQFLNGCNPVMIQKCTKLPDKFPVTHEIVSVSLERELTLEQEIEAGNVYIADYEVLDGISANCTDPCTLQYLTAPICLLYKTAQNKILPIAIQLGQTPGEDNPIFLPTDGQYDWLLAKIWVRSADFQYHQNITHLLRTHLMTEVFAIAMYRQLSAVHPVYKLLIPHIRFTIAINTKAREQLICECGIFDKANATGGGGHIQLIQKAVKSLTFSSLCFPEMIQARGVDNKEELPTYFYRDDGYRVWEATKSFVSDVVHIYYASDETVQEDEEIQAFIKDACSFGMQDFDYCEFPKSLKSREELIEYLTAIVFTASSQHAAINFGQYDWYSWIPNAPSTMRRPPPNKKGLANVNLIIESLPDRGRSSWHLGAVWALSQYQEGELYLGMYPDEHFIEKPVKAAMERFRIQLAEISSSIKKRNDGKKLPYYNMSPDKIPNSVAT, encoded by the exons GTGGACTCCTATGACGTGAGGGTTGGGGAGAACCTGGGTGAGATAGTGTTTGTGAAGATTGAGAAGAATAAGTACTGGGTGCAGGATGACTGGTACTGCAGGTACATCACAGTCAAGACTCCATCTGGAGACTATGTGGAGTTCCCCTGCTTCCGATGGCTGGTGGATGACAAAGAAGTTGTGCTGCGGGATGGAAGAG CACATCTGCCTCAGGATGATAAGACGAGCATGGTCAAGCTGCACAGACAAAAAGAGCtggaaaaaaggagaaaaacctACAG ATGGAAGGAGTGGCAGCCAGGCTTTCCCATGAGCATAGATGCGAACAGACACAAGGATTTGCCTCGCGACATCCAGTTTGACACTGAAAAGGGAGTGGACTTTGTACTGAACTACAGTAAGGC AATAGAGAACCTGTTTGTGAACCAGTTCATGCACATGTTCCAGTCCTCCTGGAGCGATTTCGCTGACTTTGAAAAGATCTTTGTgagaatcaaaaacacaatCTCAG AGTATGTGATGCAACACTGGAAGGAGGACTTCATGTTTGGGTATCAATTTCTAAACGGTTGCAACCCAGTTATGATCCAAAAGTGCACCAAACTTCCCGACAAGTTTCCCGTTACTCATGAGATAGTTTCTGTCAGCCTGGAGAGGGAGCTGACTCTGGAGCAGGAGATAGAG GCAGGTAACGTGTACATAGCAGACTACGAGGTCTTGGACGGCATCAGTGCTAACTGCACAGACCCATGCACGCTGCAGTACCTGACAGCCCCGATCTGTCTGCTCTACAAGACCGCTCAGAACAAGATCCTGCCCATAGCCATACAG CTTGGGCAGACTCCAGGTGAAGACAATCCAATCTTTCTGCCCACTGATGGTCAGTACGACTGGCTGCTGGCTAAGATCTGGGTCCGCTCAGCTGACTTCCAGTACCACCAGAACATCACACACCTGCTCAGGACTCATCTGATGACAGAGGTGTTTGCTATTGCCATGTACAGGCAGCTCTCTGCTGTTCACCCTGTGTATAAG CTACTTATCCCACACATTCGTTTTACCATCGCTATCAACACCAAGGCCAGAGAACAGCTCATCTGCGAGTGTGGCATCTTTGACAAG GCTAACGCAACAGGTGGAGGTGGTCAcatccagctgatccagaaggCCGTGAAGTCTCTGACCTTCAGTTCTCTGTGCTTCCCGGAAATGATTCAGGCCCGCGGTGTGGACAACAAGGAGGAGCTGCCCACCTACTTCTACAGAGACGACGGCTACAGGGTGTGGGAGGCTACCAAGAG TTTTGTGTCTGATGTGGTGCATATTTACTACGCTAGCGATGAGACGGTGCAGGAAGACGAAGAAATCCAGGCCTTCATTAAAGATGCGTGCAGCTTCGGTATGCAGGACTTCGATTACTGTG AGTTTCCAAAGTCCCTGAAATCACGTGAGGAGCTGATAGAGTATCTGACCGCCATTGTGTTCACTGCTTCATCTCAGCATGCAGCGATCAACTTTGGACAG TATGACTGGTATTCCTGGATCCCCAACGCTCCATCTACCATGAGAAGGCCCCCGCCCAACAAGAAGGGCCTGGCAAATGTGAACTTGATCATCGAGAGCCTCCCTGATCGTGGACGTTCCAGCTGGCACTTGGGGGCTGTCTGGGCCCTCAGCCAGTACCAGGAGGGCGAG CTGTACCTGGGCATGTATCCCGATGAGCATTTCATAGAGAAGCCAGTAAAGGCGGCCATGGAGAGGTTCAGGATTCAGCTGGCAGAGATAAGCAGCTCCATCAAGAAGAGGAACGACGGAAAGAAGCTGCCTTACTACAACATGTCCCCAGACAAAATCCCAAACAGTGTCGCTACTTGA